The Algoriphagus sanaruensis genome window below encodes:
- a CDS encoding nucleoside phosphorylase: MENQPIPASELIINPDGSIYHLHLKPEHLASTVFTVGDPDRVALVSQYFDQIDFKTQKREFVTHSGWKNGKHVTAISTGMGTDNIEILMTELDALVNVDLETRLIKPEKTSLQIIRIGTSGSMQEDLPVGSMLASEIGIGMDTLMAYYPALQEDQSIARAIQMELNLPFYPYQAKASRKLLGKLPSEIKQGVTLTCPGFYAPQGREVRLKPRFDRMIERITGLKIGEKRLTNFEMETAGYYALGKLLGHEMLSLNAIVANRPLKKFDSDAEKTVDNLIQKALGIFTQ; this comes from the coding sequence ATGGAGAATCAACCCATTCCTGCGTCTGAACTGATCATCAATCCTGACGGGAGTATTTATCATTTGCATTTGAAGCCAGAACACCTGGCTTCAACTGTTTTTACCGTAGGCGATCCAGACCGGGTAGCTTTGGTTTCCCAGTATTTTGACCAGATCGACTTCAAAACTCAAAAAAGGGAATTTGTCACCCATTCGGGTTGGAAAAACGGCAAGCACGTCACCGCCATCAGTACTGGAATGGGTACCGACAATATCGAGATCTTGATGACTGAACTCGACGCTTTAGTCAATGTAGATTTGGAAACCCGACTCATCAAACCTGAAAAGACCAGCTTACAAATTATCCGAATCGGTACATCAGGAAGTATGCAGGAAGATCTACCCGTGGGCTCGATGCTAGCTTCTGAGATAGGAATCGGAATGGATACGTTGATGGCCTACTACCCAGCATTGCAAGAAGATCAAAGCATTGCTCGGGCGATCCAAATGGAGCTAAACTTACCTTTCTACCCCTATCAAGCTAAGGCCTCTAGAAAACTTTTGGGAAAACTCCCAAGCGAAATAAAACAAGGGGTAACCTTGACTTGTCCTGGATTTTATGCTCCTCAAGGAAGAGAAGTTCGCCTCAAACCAAGATTTGACCGGATGATCGAACGAATCACTGGATTAAAAATCGGAGAAAAACGATTGACCAATTTTGAAATGGAAACCGCGGGATATTATGCGTTGGGCAAATTACTTGGTCATGAAATGCTAAGCCTAAATGCCATCGTCGCCAATCGTCCATTGAAGAAATTTGATTCAGATGCAGAGAAGACGGTCGATAACCTAATCCAAAAAGCGCTAGGTATCTTTACTCAATGA
- a CDS encoding rhodanese-related sulfurtransferase, with translation MENTTNKPYSVLLYYCYAQITNPEEYREEHHLFCVENNIRGRIIISDEGLNGTVSGLIEDCEKYMAYIHADPRFAKTEFKIDYHEAHTFAKIHVRYKPEIVHSSLRHLDPNVKTGKHLEPEEFKKMKDQEDVVILDVRSNYEHELGRFKNAITLDIDNFRDFPEKVKELEHLKNKKVLTYCTGGIKCEKASAFLLEQGFEDVYQLHGGIIKYGMEAGGEDFEGKCYVFDNRIAVDVNKVNPTIVSKCHVCGTASDRMVNCANPKCNEHLAICEKCGWELEGACSPECKEHPEKRPYDGTGYYQKNTNGYNPYKGLHRKPSKDLIQKLHGESTHSCV, from the coding sequence ATGGAAAACACAACAAACAAACCCTACAGCGTATTGCTGTATTACTGCTACGCGCAGATCACAAATCCTGAAGAATACCGGGAAGAACACCACCTCTTCTGTGTAGAAAACAACATCCGAGGTCGAATCATCATTTCAGACGAAGGCTTAAATGGAACCGTCTCCGGTCTGATCGAAGACTGCGAAAAGTACATGGCCTATATCCATGCCGATCCTCGATTTGCGAAGACGGAATTCAAAATTGACTATCACGAGGCGCATACTTTTGCCAAAATTCATGTGCGCTATAAGCCTGAGATCGTGCACTCCTCACTCCGCCACTTGGATCCAAATGTTAAAACTGGCAAGCATCTGGAGCCTGAAGAATTCAAAAAAATGAAGGATCAGGAAGATGTGGTTATTTTGGATGTTCGTTCCAATTACGAGCACGAGTTGGGTCGTTTCAAAAATGCCATAACGCTGGATATCGACAATTTCAGGGATTTCCCAGAAAAAGTGAAAGAACTCGAGCATCTCAAAAACAAGAAGGTATTAACTTATTGCACGGGTGGGATTAAGTGTGAAAAAGCCTCAGCTTTCCTTCTCGAGCAGGGCTTTGAAGATGTGTATCAGCTTCATGGTGGAATTATCAAATATGGCATGGAAGCAGGAGGTGAAGACTTCGAAGGCAAATGTTATGTCTTTGATAACCGAATCGCAGTAGATGTTAACAAGGTGAACCCAACCATCGTCTCCAAATGTCATGTATGTGGTACTGCCAGTGATCGAATGGTCAACTGTGCTAATCCTAAGTGCAATGAACACTTGGCAATTTGTGAAAAATGCGGTTGGGAACTTGAAGGGGCTTGTTCCCCAGAATGCAAAGAGCATCCCGAGAAACGTCCCTATGACGGCACCGGATACTATCAGAAAAATACCAATGGCTATAATCCTTACAAAGGTCTTCACCGTAAGCCGAGTAAGGACCTAATCCAAAAACTCCATGGAGAATCAACCCATTCCTGCGTCTGA
- a CDS encoding acetyltransferase — protein sequence MDKPVIILGAKGIAHPALEIFNSNQVIVYGFLDEDASTHGTEINNVPVLGHTEDEGFLKLIGKKTEAFVAVDDSKYRKFLVDMLLENRKMQPVNAIHQRAYVSTDAAIGHGNFVNANVIIGAGTEVGSHCIFHTGAIIDHKSKIQDFVQIGAGSIINAEVTIEEGAFIGSGVTIVAGVTIGKGARVGAGSVVIASVGKNETVFGNPAAKVK from the coding sequence ATGGATAAACCAGTGATTATTCTAGGTGCAAAAGGCATCGCCCATCCTGCACTTGAAATTTTCAACAGCAACCAGGTCATCGTTTATGGATTTCTGGATGAAGATGCCTCAACGCATGGAACCGAAATCAATAATGTGCCTGTCCTTGGCCATACTGAAGATGAAGGCTTTTTAAAGTTGATCGGAAAAAAGACTGAGGCCTTTGTCGCGGTAGACGACAGCAAATACCGGAAGTTTTTAGTGGATATGCTTTTGGAAAACCGAAAGATGCAACCCGTAAACGCGATTCATCAACGGGCCTATGTATCGACTGATGCAGCTATTGGCCACGGTAACTTTGTCAATGCCAACGTAATTATAGGAGCCGGCACTGAAGTGGGAAGCCACTGTATCTTTCATACAGGAGCCATAATCGATCACAAATCCAAAATTCAGGATTTTGTACAAATTGGTGCTGGCTCAATTATCAATGCCGAAGTTACCATTGAAGAAGGAGCATTTATTGGCTCTGGAGTGACGATTGTGGCAGGAGTCACTATCGGGAAAGGTGCTCGAGTAGGAGCGGGTTCCGTGGTAATTGCCTCTGTGGGGAAAAATGAAACTGTATTTGGCAATCCAGCGGCAAAAGTGAAGTAA
- a CDS encoding DUF2851 family protein: MNFKEDFLQLVWKYQYFDRKNLQTVDGQQLQILNVGFHNQGEGPDFRDASFVLDGVTFHGHVEVHRLASEWRQHAHGGDPAYNSVILHVVWENDREVHRNDGTLMPTLELKGKIFLEIWRNYENLLDFKSDLPCAHAFQSVPEIIRFSALEKALVERLMEKSKLILSILDVTKGDWEETAYRWLFTCFGFKTNSIPMGELAALVPYKILQKHRTQVTALESMLLGQAGLLPEKTEEPYAQHLIREYDFYQKKFAWSQKLSRQQWTFLGARPSNFPTVRIAQLAAILSKAPNLLQAVLEESREFSSFKKLLQVEPSDYWQHHYNFGNPSEKVASKGISRQSLELLIINFVIPLWFAYGQYFEQTDWQERCFDLMQTLPAENNYIIRKFAEQDWKAQSSFDSQGMIGLYRSYCQPQKCLSCKIGQSLLKGQSK; encoded by the coding sequence ATGAATTTCAAAGAAGACTTTTTACAGCTGGTCTGGAAGTATCAGTACTTTGACCGCAAAAATCTACAGACCGTAGATGGGCAACAATTGCAAATTCTCAATGTTGGATTTCACAATCAAGGAGAAGGACCAGACTTCCGGGATGCTTCATTTGTCCTCGATGGTGTGACTTTTCATGGTCATGTTGAAGTCCACCGATTAGCCTCTGAATGGAGGCAACATGCACATGGGGGTGACCCGGCCTACAATTCAGTCATACTTCATGTAGTTTGGGAAAATGATCGAGAAGTTCACCGAAATGATGGGACGCTAATGCCAACTTTGGAATTGAAAGGGAAGATTTTCCTTGAAATCTGGAGAAATTATGAAAACCTCTTGGACTTCAAGTCAGACCTCCCTTGTGCCCATGCCTTCCAATCGGTCCCTGAAATCATCCGATTTTCCGCTTTGGAAAAGGCTCTGGTTGAGCGCTTGATGGAAAAATCCAAGCTTATTCTTTCTATTCTTGATGTGACCAAAGGAGATTGGGAAGAAACAGCGTATCGATGGCTCTTTACTTGCTTCGGCTTCAAGACCAATTCCATTCCCATGGGTGAACTTGCCGCCTTGGTCCCTTATAAAATTCTACAAAAACATCGAACTCAAGTAACGGCGCTGGAGTCGATGCTACTTGGCCAAGCTGGACTCTTGCCAGAAAAAACGGAGGAACCCTACGCCCAACATTTGATTCGTGAGTATGATTTTTATCAGAAAAAATTTGCTTGGTCACAAAAGCTTAGCCGTCAGCAGTGGACATTTTTGGGAGCTCGTCCAAGTAATTTCCCTACCGTCAGAATCGCCCAACTCGCCGCCATTCTTTCAAAGGCCCCCAACTTGCTTCAAGCTGTTTTAGAGGAAAGTAGAGAATTTTCGAGTTTTAAAAAACTGCTTCAGGTGGAGCCTTCAGACTATTGGCAGCATCATTACAACTTTGGAAACCCTTCCGAAAAAGTGGCTTCCAAAGGAATTTCAAGGCAATCTCTTGAACTTTTGATTATCAATTTTGTCATTCCACTTTGGTTTGCCTATGGCCAATATTTTGAGCAAACTGATTGGCAAGAGCGCTGTTTTGATTTGATGCAGACACTTCCTGCCGAGAATAATTACATCATTCGGAAATTTGCCGAACAGGACTGGAAAGCACAAAGCTCTTTTGATTCCCAAGGGATGATTGGCCTTTATCGATCCTATTGCCAGCCTCAAAAATGTCTCAGTTGCAAAATCGGACAGAGCCTCCTGAAAGGTCAATCCAAATGA
- the pyrF gene encoding orotidine-5'-phosphate decarboxylase — MTRSELFSQIQQKSSFLCVGLDPDLEKIPTHLLSEPDPIFSFCKAIIEETADYAVAYKPNIAFFEALGSKGWDTLAKVAEIMPKDVFTIADAKRGDIGNTSKLYAKAFFETMNFDSVTVAPYMGKDSVTPFLDFENKWVILLALTSNVGSLDFQLIEDKSGKPLFQSVLEKSQEWGSPENLMYVVGATRGELIGEVRKVAPEHFFLVPGVGAQGGSLSDVARFGMNSTCGLLVNSSRGIIYASGEKDFAKAARKEAQKLQEEMKELLEKYS, encoded by the coding sequence ATGACCCGTTCCGAACTTTTCTCCCAAATTCAACAAAAATCATCTTTTCTATGCGTAGGCTTGGATCCTGATTTGGAGAAAATTCCGACTCATCTGCTTTCTGAACCTGATCCGATCTTCAGTTTTTGCAAAGCCATCATCGAGGAAACAGCGGATTATGCAGTAGCATACAAACCTAATATTGCCTTTTTCGAAGCTTTAGGGTCTAAAGGATGGGATACCTTAGCGAAAGTAGCTGAGATCATGCCTAAGGATGTTTTTACCATCGCAGATGCCAAACGTGGAGATATCGGAAACACTTCCAAGCTTTATGCAAAGGCATTTTTTGAAACGATGAATTTTGATTCGGTGACGGTGGCTCCCTATATGGGTAAGGATTCGGTAACCCCGTTTTTGGATTTTGAAAACAAGTGGGTCATTCTTCTGGCCTTGACTTCTAATGTAGGCTCTTTGGATTTTCAATTAATCGAAGACAAATCCGGCAAACCGCTTTTTCAATCGGTATTGGAAAAAAGTCAGGAATGGGGAAGCCCAGAAAACTTAATGTATGTAGTGGGCGCCACACGCGGGGAACTGATTGGAGAAGTAAGAAAAGTAGCTCCTGAACATTTCTTCCTTGTACCCGGAGTAGGTGCACAGGGTGGGAGCCTGTCTGATGTAGCTCGATTCGGAATGAATTCAACTTGCGGACTATTGGTCAATTCCAGCCGAGGGATTATTTACGCTTCAGGAGAAAAGGATTTTGCTAAAGCAGCTAGAAAAGAAGCCCAAAAGCTTCAGGAGGAGATGAAGGAATTATTGGAAAAATATAGCTAA
- a CDS encoding ArnT family glycosyltransferase, with protein sequence MILSTNSEIKINPWILMVLYMGLLAPFALNFHLHYPDEIYYRDAAVKMLQNGDYLTTYLGSGELRFKKPILTYWTVLAGFKLFGVNEFGSRIFFLLAGAATVGLTFLLAKTLFSNSKIAGLSALIMASNSVLIMSSARSIPDVLLVLTITISAIGFAGLLRDGEKAHQKYLWFLYLGLALAFEVKGLSAVGLGILGIGIVLFNPWKKVSWKKLFHIPALAVSLFIALFWFVAMWKIHGPTYLNSFFEDQIGIRFTSRIVLILQNGLLATFLLGIIFLPWSVLILGQFKNRVKVLWKENPQFFMFFLFWGLAILIIGGLTSKFYERYLLPVAPVLAVWIAWFLVRGGILDRIRGFKIAVGIFLSMLLILTSLSIWINLGEQGTGWLRLQWIIGVLFLIYAAIVWIRTPKKLPKIITYSILMLFFLLSSITYHFSFPHQGQQAKKRIDALAVSRPIGFAGNLNVGSKIRMSLGPGYELIDLPRENWISKTQNYSVLILEDKRLNEMDLAEYEVQVLSKNWDSSSLVPLLSAYHSASFDSLLDQMSSKYYLLIKK encoded by the coding sequence ATGATTTTGTCAACCAATTCGGAAATTAAAATCAATCCTTGGATTTTAATGGTCCTTTATATGGGATTGCTTGCTCCTTTCGCTTTGAATTTTCATCTGCATTATCCAGATGAAATTTATTATCGGGATGCTGCAGTCAAGATGCTTCAAAATGGGGACTATTTAACAACCTATCTTGGAAGTGGAGAATTGAGGTTTAAGAAGCCCATTTTGACCTATTGGACTGTTTTAGCCGGATTTAAGCTTTTTGGAGTGAATGAATTTGGCTCAAGGATTTTCTTTTTGCTAGCCGGAGCGGCAACTGTCGGTTTGACATTTCTTTTAGCAAAAACACTTTTTAGCAATTCTAAAATCGCCGGGCTTTCTGCCTTGATTATGGCTTCAAATTCGGTTTTGATTATGTCCTCAGCCCGCTCAATTCCTGATGTCCTTTTAGTATTGACAATAACCATTAGTGCCATAGGCTTTGCAGGTCTACTTAGAGACGGAGAAAAAGCGCATCAAAAGTACCTTTGGTTCCTGTATTTGGGTTTGGCCCTGGCATTTGAAGTCAAGGGCTTATCTGCAGTAGGGTTGGGTATTTTGGGAATTGGGATAGTACTTTTTAATCCTTGGAAAAAGGTTTCATGGAAAAAGCTATTTCATATTCCAGCTTTGGCGGTGAGCTTGTTCATTGCTTTATTTTGGTTTGTGGCCATGTGGAAGATTCATGGGCCGACTTATTTGAATAGTTTTTTTGAAGATCAGATAGGAATTCGATTTACCTCTCGGATAGTATTGATCCTTCAAAATGGACTATTAGCCACTTTTTTGCTAGGTATTATTTTTTTACCCTGGTCAGTCTTGATTTTAGGGCAGTTTAAAAATAGGGTAAAGGTACTCTGGAAGGAGAATCCTCAGTTTTTTATGTTTTTCTTGTTTTGGGGATTAGCGATCTTGATCATTGGTGGGTTGACCAGCAAGTTTTATGAGCGCTATTTACTGCCGGTGGCGCCAGTTTTGGCAGTTTGGATAGCCTGGTTCTTGGTTCGTGGAGGTATTTTGGATCGGATTCGTGGATTCAAAATCGCTGTGGGGATATTCCTTTCAATGCTGTTGATTCTTACCTCATTGAGTATTTGGATTAATCTCGGGGAGCAGGGGACAGGTTGGTTAAGGCTTCAATGGATTATCGGTGTCTTATTTTTGATCTACGCAGCTATCGTTTGGATTCGAACACCGAAAAAACTTCCGAAGATTATAACCTATTCGATCCTGATGCTATTTTTTCTTTTGAGCTCAATCACTTACCACTTTTCTTTTCCACACCAAGGGCAGCAAGCCAAAAAGCGAATTGATGCTCTTGCTGTTTCTCGGCCTATCGGATTTGCGGGAAATCTAAATGTGGGGAGTAAAATCAGGATGAGTCTGGGGCCGGGCTATGAGTTGATAGATTTGCCAAGGGAAAATTGGATTTCAAAAACTCAGAACTATTCGGTGTTAATTCTGGAAGATAAGCGATTGAATGAAATGGATTTAGCTGAATATGAGGTTCAGGTTCTTTCTAAAAATTGGGATTCTTCCTCTTTGGTACCTTTGCTTTCAGCGTATCATTCGGCATCATTTGACTCTTTGCTTGATCAAATGAGCTCCAAGTATTATTTATTAATCAAAAAATAA
- the hpf gene encoding ribosome hibernation-promoting factor, HPF/YfiA family, with amino-acid sequence MKLQMHSIHFDADQKLIDFIQKKADKLDTFYDRIIDGEVFMRLDKNEKNENKIVEIKLNVPGKQFFAKEQSDSFEAAADEAVEALRRQIKKYKEKVVLANQ; translated from the coding sequence ATGAAACTGCAAATGCACTCCATCCACTTTGATGCTGATCAAAAATTGATCGATTTCATCCAAAAAAAGGCGGATAAACTGGACACCTTCTACGATCGAATTATAGACGGGGAAGTGTTTATGAGGCTAGATAAAAATGAGAAAAACGAAAATAAAATAGTCGAAATCAAACTTAATGTTCCAGGAAAACAATTCTTTGCCAAAGAACAAAGTGACTCGTTTGAAGCGGCTGCTGATGAGGCTGTTGAAGCCTTGAGACGGCAAATCAAAAAGTATAAAGAAAAGGTGGTTTTGGCCAACCAATAA
- a CDS encoding tyrosine-type recombinase/integrase, with protein MIDSFINYLEFEKRSSPHTVLAYRKDLEQVLDFVNLSFALDDLSVCSHAELRAWIIDLVEQGFSSTTVNRKLATLRSYYKFLLRSRIIEKDPTYKLKSLKNPKKLPEFLQENSINSVLEESHYEEGFEGQRDRMVMEFLYLTGVRLAELIQLQWKDLNLIEDQVKVLGKRQKERIIPISKSLKQNILLYQKVFEERFSKAEINSYFIVSNKGEQSYPMMIYRIVKARLDQIAETSKRSPHLLRHTFATHLLNKGADLNAVKDLLGHANLAATQVYTHNTLEKLKAVFEQAHPKA; from the coding sequence ATGATTGACTCATTTATCAATTACCTAGAGTTCGAAAAGCGAAGCAGTCCGCATACCGTACTAGCCTACCGAAAGGACTTGGAGCAAGTGCTGGATTTTGTAAACCTGTCTTTTGCCTTAGATGATTTGTCCGTTTGTAGTCATGCAGAACTACGGGCTTGGATCATTGATTTGGTTGAGCAAGGGTTTAGCTCAACTACTGTCAATCGCAAATTAGCCACTCTCCGTTCTTATTATAAATTTCTACTTCGATCAAGGATTATTGAGAAGGATCCGACTTACAAGTTAAAATCCCTTAAAAACCCGAAAAAACTACCCGAATTTTTGCAGGAAAACAGCATCAATTCCGTTCTAGAAGAAAGTCACTATGAGGAAGGATTTGAAGGCCAACGTGACCGAATGGTGATGGAGTTTTTGTATTTGACCGGCGTGCGACTTGCAGAATTGATTCAACTTCAATGGAAGGACCTGAATCTTATCGAAGACCAAGTAAAGGTGCTGGGCAAGCGACAAAAAGAGCGAATTATTCCCATCTCCAAATCTCTAAAACAGAATATCCTTTTGTATCAAAAAGTATTCGAGGAAAGATTTTCAAAAGCTGAGATCAATTCCTACTTTATAGTGAGCAATAAAGGTGAGCAAAGCTATCCCATGATGATTTATCGAATTGTTAAAGCCCGTCTCGATCAAATCGCCGAAACCTCCAAACGGAGTCCACACCTCTTAAGGCATACCTTTGCCACTCATCTGCTTAATAAGGGAGCAGATCTAAATGCGGTCAAAGACCTGCTCGGACACGCTAATCTGGCGGCCACGCAAGTCTACACCCACAATACCCTGGAAAAACTGAAGGCTGTGTTTGAACAAGCACATCCTAAAGCCTAA
- the rpsU gene encoding 30S ribosomal protein S21: MIIVNVKENESIEKALKRFKKKFDKTGAVRELRARQAFTKPSVKRRDEIIKAAYRQRLQNEAMK, translated from the coding sequence ATGATCATTGTAAACGTAAAAGAAAACGAATCCATCGAAAAAGCGCTAAAGCGCTTCAAAAAGAAGTTTGACAAAACAGGTGCGGTTCGCGAACTCAGAGCCCGTCAGGCTTTCACCAAACCTTCCGTAAAAAGAAGAGATGAGATCATCAAAGCTGCTTATCGTCAGAGACTTCAAAATGAAGCGATGAAATAA
- the atpC gene encoding ATP synthase F1 subunit epsilon — MQLEIVTPDKKVFQGEVTEATFPGASGAFQVLNNHAPIVSALAKGAVSFTTKEGKQSMIVDGGVVEVKNNVIVVLAEKVVS; from the coding sequence ATGCAACTAGAGATCGTCACACCGGACAAAAAAGTATTTCAGGGAGAAGTCACTGAGGCCACTTTCCCAGGAGCTTCTGGTGCTTTCCAAGTGCTGAATAATCACGCTCCGATCGTATCTGCTTTGGCAAAGGGCGCAGTTTCCTTTACAACCAAAGAAGGTAAACAATCCATGATTGTGGACGGAGGAGTTGTAGAAGTGAAGAATAATGTGATTGTAGTCTTAGCTGAAAAAGTAGTCAGTTAA
- the atpD gene encoding F0F1 ATP synthase subunit beta, with protein sequence MANIGKITQVIGPVVDVSFEGGKLPNILDALELTKENGQTVVLEVQQHLGEDRVRTIAMDSSEGMVRGMEVRDMGQPISVPTGEGIKGRLFNVVGEAIDGLPQVPAGKRLPIHRSAPKFEDLSTSTEVLFTGIKVIDLIEPYAKGGKIGLFGGAGVGKTVLIQELINNIAKAYSGLSVFAGVGERTREGNDLLREMIESGIVTYGDDFVHTLEEQGGWDLSKVDLKKLEDSKATFVFGQMNEPPGARARVALTGLTLAEYYRDGDGSGQGKDILFFIDNIFRFTQAGSEVSALLGRMPSAVGYQPTLATEMGAMQERITSTKNGSITSVQAVYVPADDLTDPAPATTFAHLDATTVLSRKIAELGIYPAVDPLDSTSRILSPDILGDDHYNCAQRVKETLQRYKELQDIIAILGMEELSEEDKMVVHRARRVQRFLSQPFHVAEQFTGLKGVLVDIKDTIKGFNMIMDGELDHLPEAAFNLVGSIEDAIAKGEKMLAEVK encoded by the coding sequence ATGGCAAATATTGGAAAGATAACTCAGGTAATCGGCCCGGTGGTGGACGTATCCTTTGAAGGCGGCAAGCTGCCAAACATCCTTGACGCGCTAGAACTTACCAAAGAAAACGGCCAAACCGTCGTATTGGAAGTACAGCAACACTTGGGTGAAGACCGGGTAAGAACCATCGCAATGGACTCTTCCGAAGGTATGGTAAGAGGTATGGAAGTGAGAGACATGGGTCAACCGATCTCTGTTCCAACTGGCGAAGGAATCAAAGGTCGTCTTTTCAATGTGGTAGGTGAAGCTATTGATGGTTTGCCGCAAGTACCCGCAGGAAAGAGACTTCCGATCCATAGATCAGCGCCTAAATTTGAAGATCTTTCTACCTCTACTGAAGTTCTTTTCACAGGTATCAAAGTAATCGACTTGATTGAGCCTTATGCAAAAGGTGGTAAAATTGGTCTCTTCGGTGGTGCCGGTGTAGGTAAGACCGTATTGATTCAGGAATTGATCAATAACATTGCAAAAGCATATTCTGGTCTTTCTGTATTTGCCGGTGTAGGTGAACGGACCCGTGAAGGAAATGACCTTTTGAGAGAAATGATCGAGTCTGGAATCGTGACTTACGGCGATGACTTCGTACATACCTTGGAAGAGCAAGGTGGATGGGATCTTTCCAAAGTAGATCTTAAGAAACTTGAAGATTCCAAAGCAACCTTCGTGTTTGGTCAGATGAATGAACCTCCTGGAGCACGTGCTCGAGTAGCTTTGACAGGTTTGACTTTGGCAGAATATTACCGAGATGGTGACGGTTCTGGACAAGGAAAAGACATTCTTTTCTTTATCGACAATATCTTCCGATTCACTCAGGCAGGTTCAGAAGTATCCGCTTTGTTGGGACGTATGCCATCTGCGGTAGGTTACCAGCCTACTTTGGCCACAGAAATGGGTGCCATGCAGGAACGAATCACTTCAACAAAGAACGGTTCAATCACCTCTGTACAGGCAGTTTACGTACCTGCGGATGACTTGACTGACCCAGCTCCAGCGACGACTTTCGCTCACTTGGATGCTACAACAGTATTGTCCCGTAAGATTGCCGAATTAGGTATTTACCCCGCAGTGGATCCTTTGGACTCCACTTCTCGAATCCTTTCTCCAGATATTCTTGGAGACGACCACTACAACTGTGCTCAGCGTGTGAAAGAAACACTTCAGCGCTACAAAGAACTTCAGGACATCATTGCCATCCTTGGTATGGAAGAACTTTCTGAAGAGGATAAAATGGTGGTTCACAGAGCTCGTCGTGTTCAAAGATTCCTTTCTCAGCCTTTCCACGTAGCGGAGCAGTTCACTGGCTTGAAGGGGGTATTGGTAGACATCAAAGACACCATTAAAGGATTCAACATGATCATGGACGGTGAATTGGATCACCTTCCTGAAGCAGCCTTCAACTTGGTAGGTAGCATCGAAGATGCAATCGCTAAGGGCGAGAAAATGCTTGCTGAAGTAAAATAA
- a CDS encoding C40 family peptidase, whose product MNSNRFLFYFLIAIIFILALSGCKSKRNAIKDSPAWTVIETARSYRGTPYKYGGTTRAGMDCSALVFHSYYAVGVNLPRQSTDQSKLGQKVNPDQILPGDLLFFATGKRKNQVTHSGIVTEVGEGDIRFIHASTSLGVTEDYLSNRYWSNAFLFAKRLLDWENIGPKGKK is encoded by the coding sequence TTGAACTCAAATCGTTTTCTCTTTTATTTTTTGATCGCTATCATTTTCATCCTTGCCTTATCAGGGTGTAAATCAAAAAGGAATGCTATTAAGGATTCTCCTGCTTGGACCGTCATCGAGACAGCTCGCTCCTACAGAGGAACACCTTATAAATACGGAGGAACAACACGGGCTGGCATGGATTGTTCGGCATTGGTTTTCCACTCCTATTATGCCGTCGGCGTTAATCTTCCTAGACAATCAACAGATCAAAGTAAACTGGGGCAAAAGGTCAATCCAGACCAAATTCTACCCGGAGACCTGTTATTTTTTGCCACAGGGAAACGGAAAAATCAAGTAACCCATTCCGGAATAGTAACTGAAGTAGGAGAAGGAGATATCCGGTTTATCCATGCTTCTACTTCATTGGGAGTCACAGAAGATTATTTAAGTAATCGATATTGGTCCAATGCATTTCTCTTTGCAAAGAGATTATTGGATTGGGAGAATATTGGCCCTAAGGGCAAAAAATGA